A portion of the Rhodopirellula bahusiensis genome contains these proteins:
- a CDS encoding S1C family serine protease, giving the protein MRTDKPSDEPMSLDGITPIPVPSVFSSDKDAEAAMLNAAKDGMEAEWFGASTSNDAANAIDGDTNGSESTSNPSPSSNLRRDEKSEGPPPPISKPPVSDRSSDVDRGQPVSPQPHPILQSLTLLATMALMLLLARYSVPHIVEEIRYAWHRGEMRAENETGVEGLRNVSLDSLSRAYEMVTSAVGPTVVHIDVERSVSEEDRNLQRLLGEDSYTLSDQGSGVVIDEGGYILTNRHVIADGVAMSVTLSDGRRLPASLVGSDMPTDLAVLKVDADGLIPIAWGDSDALRVGSPVWAVGSPFGLDRTITFGILSGKHRVVRAGVQHGSSARYQDFMQSDVAVNPGNSGGPLVDARGRLIGINTAIVGDTYQGVSFSIPSNVTRQIYDRIRATGKVERGWLGVLLSEVPDSMHRGDDLRVRGALISGVTGEDSPAALAGLEIGDILLEIDGVRVSDVGHLMRLIANLGQGTLLNVELTRDGEPMTVEVTLKKRPDNLDR; this is encoded by the coding sequence ATGCGAACCGACAAACCCTCTGACGAACCGATGTCGCTCGATGGGATCACTCCCATCCCTGTGCCCTCGGTTTTTTCATCCGACAAAGACGCCGAAGCAGCCATGCTGAACGCGGCCAAAGATGGAATGGAGGCAGAGTGGTTTGGAGCTTCGACAAGTAACGACGCAGCGAACGCCATCGATGGCGATACAAACGGATCCGAATCCACGAGCAACCCATCGCCGAGTTCGAATTTGCGCCGGGATGAAAAATCGGAAGGTCCCCCGCCACCGATCTCCAAGCCACCCGTGTCGGATCGATCGTCTGACGTGGATCGAGGCCAGCCCGTCTCTCCGCAACCGCATCCGATTCTGCAAAGCCTGACTTTGTTGGCCACGATGGCGTTGATGCTGTTGCTTGCTCGTTACAGCGTCCCACACATTGTGGAAGAGATTCGTTACGCCTGGCATCGAGGTGAGATGCGAGCGGAAAACGAAACCGGTGTCGAAGGTTTGCGAAACGTCTCGTTGGATTCGCTCAGTCGAGCTTACGAAATGGTGACGTCGGCCGTCGGACCAACGGTCGTGCACATCGACGTGGAACGATCCGTTTCCGAAGAAGACCGCAACCTGCAACGCTTGCTCGGCGAAGACAGCTACACGTTGTCGGATCAAGGTAGTGGCGTGGTCATCGATGAAGGCGGCTACATCCTGACCAATCGGCACGTGATTGCTGATGGTGTCGCGATGAGCGTGACTCTCAGTGATGGACGTCGCCTGCCCGCTTCCTTGGTCGGCAGCGACATGCCGACCGATCTGGCGGTGTTGAAAGTTGATGCGGACGGGCTGATCCCAATCGCTTGGGGCGACAGCGATGCACTGCGCGTCGGTTCTCCGGTTTGGGCGGTTGGCAGTCCTTTCGGTTTGGATCGTACGATCACGTTCGGCATCTTGAGCGGCAAGCACCGTGTCGTTCGGGCCGGTGTTCAACATGGTTCCAGCGCACGGTATCAAGATTTCATGCAAAGCGATGTGGCGGTCAATCCAGGCAACAGCGGCGGCCCGTTGGTTGACGCTCGTGGTCGGTTGATCGGCATCAACACCGCAATCGTGGGCGACACATACCAAGGCGTTAGCTTTTCGATCCCCAGCAATGTGACTCGCCAGATCTACGATCGAATCCGTGCGACGGGCAAGGTCGAACGCGGATGGCTGGGCGTTCTGCTGTCAGAAGTTCCCGATTCCATGCACCGCGGAGATGACCTGCGAGTTCGCGGAGCATTGATTTCGGGGGTGACGGGCGAGGATTCACCCGCCGCCCTCGCTGGTTTGGAAATCGGCGACATCCTGTTGGAAATCGATGGCGTGCGAGTCAGCGACGTTGGCCACCTGATGCGTCTGATCGCGAATCTTGGGCAGGGAACATTGTTGAACGTCGAACTGACCCGCGATGGCGAGCCGATGACGGTCGAGGTGACGCTGAAGAAACGACCCGATAATTTGGATCGCTGA
- a CDS encoding Fpg/Nei family DNA glycosylase: MPEGHKTHYLAREHNRRYAGERLEVSSPQGRFSEGANAVSGHVLESVRASGKHLFYEFEGNRIVHIHLGRYGSYAEQTSPPEPPVGQVRLRMVSQTLTLDLRGPSQCRLIDRETQQSVLDSLGPDPLDGGDRAEVWAAISKSSKPIGGLLLEQAVVAGVGNIFRAEVLFEIGLDPRLPGAKLSKIQFNELWKSLVKMMKLGLKHGRIITVTAKEAGKPLKDLEDHERFRVYGKALCPRCDANIVVESIASRKMHWCPGCQIGSQSAGQEC; this comes from the coding sequence ATGCCTGAAGGACACAAAACTCACTACTTGGCTCGAGAGCACAATCGGCGATATGCGGGCGAACGATTGGAAGTCTCCAGTCCGCAGGGTCGCTTCAGTGAAGGAGCCAACGCAGTCAGCGGCCACGTGCTCGAATCGGTTCGAGCGTCGGGCAAGCATCTGTTCTATGAATTCGAAGGCAACCGTATCGTTCACATTCATTTGGGACGCTACGGAAGTTACGCCGAGCAAACATCGCCGCCGGAACCGCCTGTGGGACAAGTCCGATTGCGAATGGTCAGTCAGACGCTCACGCTCGATCTTCGCGGGCCGAGCCAGTGCCGATTGATCGACCGCGAAACTCAGCAATCTGTTCTTGATTCGCTGGGACCCGATCCTCTTGACGGTGGTGACCGGGCGGAGGTTTGGGCTGCGATCTCAAAGAGCAGCAAACCCATCGGCGGTCTGCTATTGGAGCAGGCTGTCGTCGCCGGCGTCGGCAACATCTTTCGAGCCGAAGTGCTTTTCGAAATCGGTCTGGACCCGCGACTTCCCGGCGCCAAACTTTCCAAAATTCAGTTCAACGAATTGTGGAAGTCATTGGTCAAGATGATGAAGTTGGGATTGAAGCACGGACGCATCATCACCGTGACCGCGAAGGAAGCGGGCAAGCCGCTGAAAGATCTTGAGGACCACGAACGCTTTCGGGTTTACGGAAAAGCATTGTGCCCGCGATGCGATGCAAACATCGTGGTGGAGTCCATCGCGTCTCGAAAGATGCACTGGTGTCCAGGGTGTCAAATCGGATCGCAGTCAGCCGGTCAGGAATGCTGA
- a CDS encoding MFS transporter gives MSAIASRLAPRLPFYYGYWMLPLAMAMQVGTSPGQTFAVSAFTPALLTSLELSESRLALAYMIGTLLAAVPLSTVGPISDRIGLRWSSLGIVTALAATCWYASTVQGFATLLIAFFLLRFLGQGSLTLLSGNTTSMWFRRRIGRVSAIISIGTSFAFAYVPGILAGAIENNGWRSTYQTLAWILVIGLLPLIALFFCNRPEDIGQRLDGWSESDLREDSDSVVTIERSWALREVIRTKSYYVIALTSATWAMIGTGIVFYLFTMCADRGFDSTTAANLMKTFGLSMLAFQFVGSLAADHLRLNLLLGLGATMLTAGLVVLAPAESASAMHAYSFLFGGGQGVLIATTGVVWVRYYGREHLGSIRGAVWCATVAGSGCGPLIMGAVKDMSGSYVPAIWIFTALMSPLAIAAWWIRPPMPEDDSTDGDAEDDDSPNEPRLAAQASL, from the coding sequence ATGTCCGCGATCGCGAGCCGATTGGCTCCCCGTTTACCGTTTTACTACGGCTACTGGATGCTGCCGCTTGCGATGGCGATGCAGGTCGGAACCAGCCCCGGCCAAACATTCGCGGTCAGCGCGTTCACTCCGGCTCTGCTGACATCGCTCGAGCTTTCCGAAAGCCGGTTGGCACTCGCGTACATGATCGGCACGCTGCTCGCCGCGGTTCCGCTCTCGACCGTCGGTCCGATTTCAGATCGCATCGGTTTGCGTTGGTCTTCCTTGGGAATTGTCACGGCCCTGGCGGCGACGTGCTGGTACGCTTCGACTGTCCAAGGTTTCGCCACCCTGCTGATCGCGTTTTTCTTGCTCCGATTTTTGGGTCAAGGCTCGCTGACTTTGTTGTCAGGCAACACCACATCCATGTGGTTTCGCCGACGAATCGGCAGGGTCTCCGCGATCATCAGCATTGGGACGTCCTTCGCATTCGCGTACGTGCCGGGCATCTTGGCGGGAGCAATCGAAAACAACGGGTGGCGATCGACCTATCAAACGCTGGCGTGGATCTTGGTCATCGGATTGTTACCCTTGATCGCGTTGTTCTTTTGCAATCGCCCCGAAGACATCGGACAACGACTGGACGGTTGGTCCGAGTCCGACCTTCGCGAAGACAGCGATTCGGTCGTGACGATCGAACGGTCTTGGGCATTGAGGGAAGTGATCCGAACGAAGTCGTACTACGTGATCGCGTTGACCAGCGCGACGTGGGCGATGATTGGCACCGGGATCGTCTTTTATCTGTTCACGATGTGTGCTGATCGAGGGTTTGATTCCACCACGGCTGCGAACTTGATGAAAACGTTCGGCCTGTCGATGCTGGCGTTCCAATTCGTCGGCAGCCTGGCCGCCGACCATCTGCGGCTGAACTTGTTGCTGGGTCTCGGAGCCACCATGCTGACGGCCGGATTGGTTGTGTTGGCCCCGGCCGAGTCCGCCTCGGCCATGCATGCTTACTCGTTTCTATTTGGTGGCGGCCAAGGCGTGTTGATCGCAACAACCGGAGTCGTCTGGGTTCGGTACTACGGCCGCGAACATTTGGGCAGCATCCGCGGCGCGGTTTGGTGCGCGACCGTCGCGGGCAGCGGATGTGGTCCGCTGATCATGGGAGCGGTGAAAGACATGAGCGGCTCTTACGTGCCGGCCATCTGGATCTTCACGGCACTGATGTCACCGCTGGCCATCGCCGCATGGTGGATTCGCCCACCAATGCCGGAGGACGATTCAACGGACGGTGATGCGGAAGACGACGACTCGCCGAACGAACCACGGCTTGCGGCTCAAGCGTCTTTGTAG
- a CDS encoding vitamin B12-dependent ribonucleotide reductase, whose amino-acid sequence MSTVLPESNATSRIPANDPALEKVDSEHGVEYAREKFGTALRGDRAGLKIESKFCPDDGRTPFATTAWDLRSAAIKDESGNALFEQTDCEVPASWSQLATNVVVSKYFYGDPKNTEERERSVRQLIHRVTRTISDWGLADGYFDTPEDGERFYRDLTWLCLHQHGAFNSPVWFNVGLHTQYNVEGDMCNWHWDRTENTTAQPDNPYEYPQGSACFIQSVDDNMEDIMRLACSEAMLFKFGSGTGTDLSTIRSQREKLSGGGTPSGPLSFMRVYDSIAGVVKSGGKTRRAAKMQSLKVWHPDILEFIECKWAEEKKAHALIREGYDSNFNGEAYASVCFQNANLSVRLTDEYMEAVRKNETFQTRWITDKPTTEPPSYVAKELLNKMAECAWHCGDPGVQYDTTINKWHTCPNSGAINASNPCSEYMFLDDTACNLASINLMKFVQSDGSFNHESFRSACRTFFIAQEILVDHASYPTEPIARNSHKYRPLGLGYSNLGSVVMTAGLPYDSDAARGMCGSLTSLLHGEANRTSAEIASVVGTFDGYAENEAPMLRVMQMHRDACEEINDDGPAELKEAARELWDGVLEIGEKYGFRNAQATVLAPTGTISFMMDCDTTGIEPDIALVKYKQLAGGGMLKIVNQTVKLGLKTLGYNADTIEEILKYVDANDTIEGAPGLQDEHLAVFDCAFKPANGVRSIGWRAHITMMAAAQPFLSGAISKTVNMPTDVTPQDIADAYFWGWELGLKAIAIYRDGSKQSQPLNTKSDEQKATDAAEAVKVETVEKIVYKPRRERLPDTRQSLTHKFSIAGHEGYLCVGLYPDGRPGEMFITMAKEGSTIGGIMDSFGTALSIAMQYGVPLEVIVNKFSHTRFEPMGHTSNKDIRIAKSVVDYIARWLGITFMSGNDYSPSAEGAAKTGGNGPDMTTAPAGATSNNNSPVMAELRADAGAAVALVERATLLASLQNGTSNGSAANGHSNGHSADGAANGAVAEKSTDGLGGQSDQFSRFQTDAPSCDNCGSITVRNGNCYLCHNCGNSMGCS is encoded by the coding sequence ATGTCCACTGTTCTGCCTGAGTCGAACGCGACCTCCCGCATCCCCGCCAATGACCCTGCTCTGGAAAAGGTCGATTCCGAGCACGGCGTTGAGTACGCACGCGAGAAGTTCGGCACCGCCCTGCGAGGCGATCGCGCCGGTCTGAAGATTGAATCGAAGTTCTGCCCCGATGACGGGCGCACCCCGTTCGCCACGACCGCTTGGGATTTGCGTTCGGCTGCGATCAAGGACGAATCGGGCAACGCTCTGTTCGAGCAAACCGACTGTGAAGTCCCGGCCTCTTGGAGCCAACTGGCGACCAACGTCGTTGTTTCGAAGTACTTCTACGGCGACCCCAAGAACACCGAAGAACGTGAACGAAGCGTTCGCCAACTGATCCACCGCGTCACTCGAACGATCAGCGATTGGGGCTTGGCCGACGGTTACTTCGACACCCCCGAAGACGGCGAGCGTTTCTATCGCGACCTGACTTGGTTGTGCTTGCACCAGCACGGTGCGTTCAACAGCCCAGTGTGGTTCAACGTTGGTTTGCACACTCAGTACAACGTCGAAGGCGACATGTGCAACTGGCACTGGGATCGCACCGAAAACACCACCGCCCAGCCCGACAACCCATACGAATACCCACAAGGGTCAGCCTGTTTCATCCAGTCGGTGGATGACAACATGGAAGACATCATGCGTCTGGCGTGCAGCGAGGCGATGTTGTTCAAATTCGGCAGCGGAACGGGAACCGACCTGTCGACCATCCGCAGCCAACGCGAAAAGCTGTCCGGCGGTGGAACACCTTCCGGTCCCCTGTCGTTCATGCGTGTCTACGACTCGATCGCTGGTGTGGTGAAGTCGGGCGGCAAGACTCGTCGTGCGGCCAAGATGCAATCGCTCAAAGTCTGGCACCCAGATATTCTCGAGTTCATTGAGTGCAAATGGGCGGAAGAGAAGAAGGCTCACGCGTTGATTCGTGAAGGCTACGATTCGAACTTCAACGGCGAAGCTTACGCCAGCGTTTGTTTCCAAAACGCGAACTTGTCGGTGCGTTTGACGGACGAATACATGGAAGCGGTTCGCAAGAACGAAACCTTCCAAACGCGTTGGATCACGGACAAGCCGACCACCGAGCCACCAAGCTATGTCGCCAAAGAATTGCTCAACAAAATGGCCGAGTGCGCATGGCACTGCGGCGACCCAGGTGTGCAATACGACACGACGATCAACAAGTGGCACACGTGCCCGAACAGCGGAGCGATCAACGCATCGAACCCTTGCTCGGAATACATGTTCCTGGACGACACCGCGTGCAACCTGGCCAGCATCAACTTGATGAAGTTCGTCCAATCGGACGGATCGTTCAATCACGAAAGCTTCCGTTCCGCTTGCCGGACGTTCTTCATTGCCCAAGAAATCTTGGTCGATCACGCCAGCTATCCGACCGAGCCCATCGCTCGCAACAGCCACAAGTATCGCCCGCTGGGACTCGGTTATTCGAACCTGGGCAGCGTCGTCATGACGGCTGGATTGCCTTACGACAGCGACGCAGCCCGCGGCATGTGTGGTTCGTTGACTTCGTTGTTGCACGGTGAAGCCAACCGCACCAGCGCAGAAATCGCCAGCGTCGTCGGAACGTTTGACGGCTACGCCGAAAACGAAGCACCGATGCTCCGCGTCATGCAAATGCACCGCGACGCTTGCGAAGAAATCAACGACGATGGCCCAGCCGAACTGAAAGAAGCCGCCCGCGAATTGTGGGACGGTGTCTTGGAAATCGGCGAGAAGTACGGCTTCCGCAACGCACAGGCAACCGTGTTGGCACCGACCGGCACGATCAGCTTCATGATGGACTGCGACACGACGGGCATCGAGCCCGACATCGCACTCGTGAAATACAAGCAGCTCGCCGGTGGCGGGATGTTGAAGATCGTCAATCAAACCGTGAAGCTCGGCTTGAAGACGCTCGGCTACAACGCCGACACCATCGAAGAGATTCTGAAGTACGTCGATGCCAACGACACCATCGAAGGTGCTCCTGGTTTGCAAGACGAACACTTGGCCGTGTTCGATTGTGCTTTCAAGCCTGCCAACGGTGTTCGCAGCATCGGCTGGCGTGCACACATCACGATGATGGCCGCTGCTCAACCGTTCCTTTCGGGTGCGATCAGCAAAACGGTCAACATGCCCACCGATGTGACCCCGCAAGACATCGCGGACGCTTACTTCTGGGGCTGGGAATTGGGGCTGAAGGCGATCGCGATTTATCGTGACGGCAGCAAGCAGTCGCAACCTTTGAACACCAAGTCGGACGAACAGAAGGCCACGGACGCAGCCGAAGCGGTGAAGGTCGAAACGGTCGAGAAGATTGTTTACAAACCACGTCGCGAACGTTTGCCTGACACACGTCAAAGCTTGACTCACAAGTTCAGCATCGCTGGGCACGAAGGTTACTTGTGCGTCGGTTTGTATCCTGATGGACGCCCAGGTGAAATGTTCATCACGATGGCCAAAGAAGGGTCGACGATCGGCGGCATCATGGACAGCTTCGGCACCGCTCTGTCGATCGCGATGCAGTACGGCGTGCCGTTGGAAGTGATCGTCAACAAGTTCAGCCACACTCGGTTCGAGCCAATGGGGCACACGTCCAACAAGGACATCCGCATTGCCAAGAGCGTCGTCGATTACATCGCTCGTTGGTTGGGCATCACGTTCATGTCCGGCAATGACTACTCACCCAGTGCGGAAGGTGCGGCAAAGACGGGCGGCAATGGCCCTGACATGACGACCGCTCCCGCGGGTGCAACGTCGAACAACAACAGTCCCGTGATGGCGGAACTGCGAGCCGACGCGGGTGCCGCGGTGGCTTTGGTTGAACGAGCCACTTTGTTGGCAAGCCTGCAAAATGGAACCAGCAACGGCAGTGCAGCCAACGGGCACTCCAACGGTCATTCGGCCGATGGGGCTGCCAACGGTGCGGTGGCTGAAAAGTCCACTGACGGCTTGGGCGGACAATCGGACCAGTTCTCACGTTTCCAAACCGATGCTCCGAGTTGTGACAACTGCGGCAGTATCACCGTCCGAAACGGCAACTGCTACTTGTGCCACAACTGCGGCAACTCGATGGGCTGCAGCTGA
- a CDS encoding 2-isopropylmalate synthase, with amino-acid sequence MSDQPTPDAMTDAAKPQTSEPLATRQIRIFDTTLRDGEQSPGASMNLAEKLEVASALVDLGVDIIEAGFPIASPGDFESVRQIATTVRGATICGLARCAEKDIDRAWEALKTAPQARIHVFLATSAIHREFKLRMTPDEIVERAVAGVRRAASHCDDVEFSPEDACRTEHDFLCRVVEAAIDAGATTINVPDTVGYTTPGEIYDRFKMLRDRVPNMDKAVLSTHCHDDLGMAVANSLAAVDAGAGQIECTINGIGERAGNAALEELVMAMKTREDFYHCQTNINSKRLVPVSRLVSKTTGINVQRNKAIVGRNAFAHESGIHQDGMLKERTTYEIMSPEEVGFTKTDLVLGKHSGRAALADRAKQLGMTLTGEQLQEVFEAFKELADKKKEIYDGDIVALVQQKISETVAPEWTLVDYEVTSGKNQTPNVRVTLRRDEQDFTEQVAQGDGPIDAAFWAVEKITGIQVVCKDFRVRSATLGRDAIGEVNLEVEHEGKTYRGTGVSTDSVESTILAMLNAINRIVAGSDSDPGELPQP; translated from the coding sequence ATGTCTGACCAACCGACACCTGATGCCATGACCGACGCCGCGAAGCCCCAAACCTCCGAGCCCTTGGCCACTCGCCAAATCCGCATCTTCGACACCACGTTGCGAGATGGCGAGCAATCGCCGGGTGCCAGCATGAACTTGGCGGAGAAGCTCGAGGTCGCTTCGGCTCTGGTCGATTTGGGTGTCGACATCATCGAAGCCGGTTTCCCGATCGCTTCACCAGGTGACTTCGAATCCGTCCGGCAAATCGCCACCACCGTTCGCGGTGCGACGATCTGCGGGTTGGCTCGTTGTGCTGAAAAGGACATCGATCGAGCATGGGAAGCTTTGAAGACCGCCCCACAAGCTCGTATTCATGTGTTCTTGGCCACCAGTGCCATCCACCGCGAATTCAAATTGCGGATGACGCCGGACGAGATCGTCGAACGGGCGGTCGCCGGGGTTCGCCGTGCCGCTTCGCACTGCGACGACGTGGAGTTTTCACCCGAAGACGCTTGCCGGACCGAGCACGATTTCTTGTGCCGCGTGGTCGAAGCCGCGATTGATGCGGGAGCCACCACGATCAACGTGCCCGACACGGTCGGCTACACGACACCGGGCGAAATCTACGACCGCTTCAAAATGTTGCGGGACCGTGTGCCGAACATGGACAAAGCCGTCTTGAGCACGCACTGCCACGATGACTTGGGCATGGCGGTCGCCAATTCCTTGGCCGCGGTCGACGCGGGCGCCGGACAGATCGAGTGTACGATCAACGGCATCGGTGAACGCGCCGGCAACGCGGCCCTCGAAGAATTGGTGATGGCGATGAAGACCCGCGAGGATTTCTATCACTGCCAAACCAACATCAATTCAAAACGATTGGTTCCCGTCAGTCGCTTGGTCAGCAAGACAACCGGCATCAATGTGCAACGCAATAAAGCGATCGTCGGTCGCAACGCGTTCGCGCACGAGTCAGGCATTCACCAAGACGGGATGCTGAAGGAACGCACCACGTATGAAATCATGTCGCCCGAAGAAGTCGGATTCACCAAGACCGATTTGGTCTTGGGCAAACACAGCGGACGCGCGGCGTTGGCTGATCGAGCCAAGCAGTTGGGCATGACGTTGACCGGGGAACAATTGCAAGAAGTCTTCGAGGCCTTCAAGGAACTTGCCGACAAGAAGAAAGAGATCTACGACGGTGACATCGTCGCGTTGGTCCAACAGAAAATCAGCGAGACGGTGGCTCCGGAATGGACGTTGGTCGATTACGAAGTCACCAGCGGCAAGAACCAAACACCAAACGTGCGAGTCACCCTGCGTCGCGACGAGCAAGACTTCACCGAGCAAGTTGCTCAGGGTGATGGACCGATTGATGCTGCGTTTTGGGCGGTTGAAAAGATCACCGGCATCCAAGTCGTCTGCAAGGACTTTCGAGTTCGCAGTGCGACGCTGGGCCGTGACGCGATCGGCGAAGTCAACTTGGAAGTCGAGCACGAAGGCAAGACTTATCGCGGGACTGGCGTGAGCACGGACAGTGTCGAGAGCACGATTCTCGCGATGCTGAATGCGATCAACCGGATCGTCGCGGGATCTGATTCCGATCCCGGCGAATTGCCTCAGCCCTGA
- the purM gene encoding phosphoribosylformylglycinamidine cyclo-ligase, producing MASTYKDAGVDLDVYAESMSRLPRLMHRTFSPRVMPSDGGFAGLFRLDFPGKLFARNYEEPVLVSGTDGVGTKLKIAQTMNQHETVGIDLVAMCVNDLICTGAEPLFFLDYVAMGRDDPARLERIVQGISDGCVDGDLALLGGETAIMPDMYGTDDYDLAGFAVGVVERKRLVDGHLIAPGDVVLGLQASGLHSNGFSLVRKIIADHGHQWSDVIDELNEETKTPETLAQVCLRPTKIYVSAIRSIQAHYRVKQVLHGIAHITGGGIEENLDRILPPGVNAEIDPNAWTPNPIFRWLQQTGDVATSEMRRVFNMGIGMAVVVNEYYAASVASQVAKAGIECLPIGRIVEGTSKVVYKDA from the coding sequence ATGGCTTCGACCTACAAAGACGCCGGCGTCGATCTGGATGTCTACGCTGAATCGATGAGCCGCCTGCCTCGGCTGATGCACCGCACGTTCAGCCCCCGCGTTATGCCCAGTGACGGTGGTTTCGCCGGACTGTTTCGCTTGGATTTCCCCGGCAAACTGTTCGCTCGCAACTACGAAGAACCGGTTCTGGTCAGCGGCACCGATGGGGTCGGGACCAAGCTGAAAATCGCTCAGACGATGAATCAGCACGAAACGGTCGGCATCGATCTCGTCGCCATGTGCGTCAATGATTTGATTTGTACCGGCGCGGAACCTTTGTTCTTCCTCGATTACGTGGCGATGGGGCGAGACGACCCCGCTCGTTTGGAACGCATCGTTCAAGGCATCAGCGATGGTTGCGTCGACGGTGACTTGGCCCTGCTAGGCGGCGAAACCGCCATCATGCCGGACATGTACGGCACCGATGACTATGACTTGGCCGGGTTCGCAGTCGGCGTCGTCGAACGCAAACGGTTGGTCGACGGGCACTTAATCGCCCCCGGTGATGTTGTGCTGGGGCTGCAAGCATCGGGACTGCACAGCAATGGGTTCTCGCTTGTTCGAAAGATCATTGCCGATCATGGGCATCAGTGGAGCGATGTGATTGACGAATTGAACGAAGAGACCAAGACTCCTGAAACGCTCGCGCAAGTCTGCCTGCGTCCGACGAAGATCTATGTTTCGGCAATTCGTTCGATCCAGGCTCACTATCGAGTCAAACAAGTCCTGCACGGAATCGCTCACATTACCGGCGGCGGCATTGAAGAAAACTTGGATCGGATTTTGCCACCGGGTGTGAATGCGGAAATCGATCCGAATGCTTGGACGCCCAACCCGATTTTCCGTTGGTTACAACAAACCGGTGACGTGGCAACCTCCGAGATGCGACGCGTGTTCAACATGGGCATTGGCATGGCGGTCGTCGTCAACGAATACTATGCCGCCAGTGTCGCCAGCCAAGTCGCTAAGGCTGGCATCGAGTGCTTACCCATCGGCCGAATTGTCGAAGGTACGTCGAAAGTCGTCTACAAAGACGCTTGA